The following proteins are encoded in a genomic region of Triticum dicoccoides isolate Atlit2015 ecotype Zavitan chromosome 1B, WEW_v2.0, whole genome shotgun sequence:
- the LOC119304820 gene encoding uncharacterized protein LOC119304820 encodes MALRLRSALSAAAAYGRLLRHRALSAEATSRPQWGVIVGTRPVKSPALRATFHLAEPPRASRLLVPAHLLGSGPLPGVDRGIMGALFCDVRAVSADGFLLLNFLDIRTTGPVLESQRADPFRDATLSALPEATRFVCNPLSGELFRLPDIDGTKKTLCDNRLGLLTKARRGHGPPDRYAVAELLQEKEPSRCFSMRRFLSETGEWEKLTGLPSPLPLPLARRMEVDHEAVAFGGRLWWVDGSCGAVSADPFSDRPELRFVELPEGKERVAPDPRTLCRYRRVGVSEGRLRYAVVSQWEPFVLRSFALDGDDDWTLEHEVALSPLWTNGGYPWLPMEETPRIAVIDPMNASIMHLTIGNYVVTVDMDRGKVVASAIVSAAHQHGLITANGGFFRAFLLSPWLGSSRIPRAGKPGNARNKTLADVLIRSN; translated from the exons ATGGCGCTCCGGCTCCGCTCtgccctctccgccgccgccgcctacggACGCCTCCTCCGCCACCGGGCTCTCTCCGCGGAGGCCACCTCACGCCCTCAGTGGGGTGTGATCGTCGGCACGCGTCCGGTCAAGTCGCCGGCGCTCCGTGCGACCTTCCACCTCGCCGAGCCCCCGCGCGCCTCCCGCCTCCTCGTCCCCGCCCACCTCCTCGGGTCGGGGCCACTCCCGGGCGTCGACAGAGGAATCATGGGCGCGCTCTTCTGCGACGTCCGCGCCGTGAGCGCCGacggcttcctcctcctcaacttCCTCGACATCCGCACCACGGGCCCCGTCCTCGAGAGTCAGCGCGCTGACCCATTTCGGGACGCGACCCTTTCAGCGCTCCCCGAGGCCACGCGGTTCGTCTGCAACCCTCTCAGCGGCGAGCTGTTCCGCCTGCCGGACATCGACGGCACCAAGAAGACCCTGTGCGACAACCGCCTCGGCCTCCTCACCAAGGCCCGGCGCGGTCACGGCCCGCCCGACAGGTACGCCGTCGCCGAGCTCCTACAGGAAAAGGAGCCCTCGAGGTGCTTCTCCATGAGGCGGTTCCTCTCCGAGACAGGGGAGTGGGAGAAGCTCACGGGCCTGCCGTCCCCGCTCCCACTCCCGCTGGCGCGTCGGATGGAGGTGGACCACGAGGCCGTGGCCTTCGGCGGCCGGCTCTGGTGGGTCGATGGGAGCTGTGGTGCCGTCTCCGCGGACCCGTTCAGCGACCGGCCCGAGCTCCGCTTCGTGGAGCTCCCGGAGGGCAAGGAGCGAGTGGCCCCTGATCCCCGGACCCTGTGCAGATACCGGCGCGTTGGGGTCAGCGAGGGGAGGCTGCGTTACGCCGTGGTGTCCCAGTGGGAGCCCTTCGTTCTCCGCTCGTTTGCCCTTGATGGCGACGACGATTGGACACTGGAGCACGAGGTGGCGCTTAGCCCACTCTGGACGAACGGGGGCTACCCCTGGCTGCCTATGGAGGAGACACCGCGGATTGCCGTCATCGACCCCATGAACGCGAGCATCATGCATCTCACCATCGGCAACTATGTTGTCACCGTGGACATGGACAGGGGAAAGGTGGTTGCTAGTGCAATTGTCTCGGCGGCGCATCAGCATGGTCTAATCACGGCCAATGGTGGTTTCTTTCGGGCATTTCTGCTCTCGCCGTGGCTTGGATCAAGCCGGATTCCTCGTGCAG GCAAGCCGGGCAATGCCAGGAACAAGACTCTGGCAGATGTTCTGATTCGCTCAAACTGA
- the LOC119333627 gene encoding uncharacterized protein LOC119333627 — MRRLFAAAWPHLLISFLLVAPQSKAASSFGATAGRPEWQVLTRANFSSQIRLHPHILLVVTMPWYGESRSLMAEIQQLVATEEMELGRLKLMVVYRNSEKLLSDAIGATEGTKFIYYQQSIQFKYQGKLRARDILYSVRHIMSLKHEEAPFVALHTKDDVEEFIQSTDRAVLLSEFCGWFTRLASGRSNRSSGVTPSKTHAENVDVSGKTVTRQSDGRLELVIEDDELTFGGGSQFTGSPWKGGFTTANQSVSDQIRISTDENSKLCTVQKFQQFESFYAKLTALSREHFLPPEKVRFGLVTEKLPLSSLDIANASNSETWFLSVHYLGCTSCSVIAKEEDDLRSLLQSYHNLDVKEIDTDASGGEVTFPANRPSAILFIDRLSDSLKIRDESKLSLKLLREYAQKNYPPYVISGDLNSGNSRVRTKAVPSALSTSKSDGHSGTARLHDLASKYMDLGEKMSVMVVRDGESISYRSASEGSTNSPLYEILTKLIHKTRSAHRSKKTRISFVAKDDDLKLLPDDPEVQVVDSVSIQESQRMDDLFSSSDSVNDGIAEVSVHENNKETKVEYIDDGQTPSILEKTPAHYCGINDNDLHCSDTEMEEQQAVEASDVSPDLQEEASIDVHSSNEVHGKLQKNRDEKIVTEVLDILEPDGRKANSNKEKSGSPNQQDVFSVLSQESERIENFISEDDLFNIDEESEKSDSKYSPRATFSSSSILVSDNTEYMEQVTSSISDNHFVGSFFFSDGGHRLLRTLTGGSRMPSLVIIDPVQQKHYVFPQESEFSYPSLAIFFDSFVNRSLSPYYRSASSVVSSKELPRPPLVNQDFHEANSIPLLTASSFCRLIFGFEGCDSKNETPFLNTATLGVAWKKDVLVLFSNSWCGFCQRTELVVRELHRSFKSYTSLNSQFAKAQGLQTEENGGDLGLPTIYMMDCTANDCHHLLKSADKEELYPTVLLFPAENKSAISYGGGMSVGNLIEFLESHASNSRHMSEYKGFLRKKRMVMQHEAPQTVRFHMKDKSGNSVGSDLPSQPEKRKVHIVTGSILDATEKLGAAVPFDNARVLIVSADSHEGFHGLIINKRLSWDALKNLDSSLEPIKLAPLFYGGPVVVQGYHLVSLSRAALEGYTQVIPDLYYGNIIATRRVIAGMRAGEQSAEDLWFFLGYAGWGYSQLFDELSEGAWHVSAGAIRHLDWPES; from the exons ATGCGCCGTCTTTTTGCTGCGGCATGGCCGCACCTCCTTATCTCCTTCCTCCTCGTCGCGCCACAGTCAaaggcggcgtcgagcttcggcgCCACCGCTGGCCGCCCAGAGTGGCAGGTCTTGACTAGGGCCAACTTCTCCTCCCAGATCCGGCTCCACCCCCACATCCTCCTCGTCGTCACCATGCCAT GGTATGGTGAGTCAAGATCACTGATGGCGGAAATACAGCAGCTGGTCGCAACCGAGGAGATGGAGCTAGGTCGCCTTAAGTTGATGGTCGTGTACAGAAATTCTGAGAAGTTGCTGTCGGATGCTATTGGCGCAACTGAAGGAACAAAGTTCATATACTACCAACAATCCATACAGTTCAAATATCAAGGAAAGCTTCGTGCACGTGATATATTGTATTCAGTACGACATATCATGTCACTTAAGCATGAGGAGGCCCCTTTTGTGGCTTTGCATACAAAAGATGATGTGGAGGAGTTTATTCAATCAACTGATAGAGCTGTACTTCTGTCTGAGTTCTGTGGTTGGTTTACTCGATTGGCTAGTGGCAGAAGCAACAGAAGCAGTGGGGTCACTCCATCAAAAACTCACGCAGAGAATG TTGACGTTTCTGGGAAGACAGTGACCAGACAATCAGATGGGCGTCTAGAGCTT GTTATAGAAGATGATGAACTGACCTTTGGAGGTGGGAGTCAGTTTACTGGTTCTCCTTGGAAAGGTGGATTTACCACAGCAAATCAAAGCGTCTCAGATCAAATTAGAATATCAACTGATGAAAATAGTAAGTTGTGCACAGTGCAAAAGTTCCAACAGTTTGAAAGCTTCTATGCAAAGCTTACTGCCCTGTCAAGAGAACACTTTCTTCCTCCGGAGAAAGTTAGATTTGGCCTTGTAACTGAAAAATTGCCATTATCTTCATTGGATATTGCCAATGCAAGCAATTCAGAGACATGGTTCCTCAGTGTTCATTATCTGGGATGCACATCTTGTTCAGTTATAGCAAAAGAGGAGGATGACCTAAGAAGCCTGCTGCAATCCTATCATAATCTTGACGTTAAAGAG ATCGATACTGATGCGAGTGGCGGCGAGGTTACCTTTCCTGCAAATAGGCCCTCAGCTATTCTATTTATCGATAGATTATCTGATTCCTTAAAAATTAGAGATGAAAGCAAGTTATCTCTCAAGTTACTACGGGAGTATGCTCAGAAAAATTACCCACCTTATGTCATTTCTGGTGATCTAAATAGTGGTAACTCCAGAGTGCGCACAAAAGCGGTTCCTTCTGCACTGAGCACAAGTAAGTCAGATGGCCACTCTGGGACAGCTAGGTTGCATGATTTGGCCTCTAAGTATATGGATTTAGGGGAGAAAATGTCAGTAATGGTTGTTAGAGATGGGGAAAGTATTTCATACAGAAGTGCTAGCGAAGGTAGTACTAATAGTCCTTTATATGAAATTCTAACAAAACTGATTCACAAAACAAGATCAGCACATAGGTCAAAGAAAACAAGGATAAGTTTTGTAGCAAAAGATGATGATCTAAAGTTGCTGCCTGACGATCCTGAAGTCCAAGTGGTGGATTCCGTGTCAATTCAAGAAAGTCAAAGAATGGATGATTTATTTTCCAGCTCAGACAGTGTCAATGATGGTATCGCTGAAGTTTCTGTGCATGAAAACAACAAGGAAACAAAAGTTGAATATATTGATGATGGACAAACACCGAGTATACTTGAGAAAACTCCTGCACACTACTGTGGTATCAATGATAATGATCTTCATTGTAGTGATACAGAAATGGAGGAACAACAAGCCGTCGAGGCCTCTGATGTAAGCCCTGATCTTCAGGAAGAAGCCTCCATTGATGTGCATAGCAGCAATGAAGTTCATGGCAAGTTACAAAAGAACAGAGATGAGAAAATTGTTACAGAAGTTCTGGACATTTTGGAACCTGATGGCAGAAAAGCGAACTCTAACAAAGAGAAATCAGGATCGCCAAATCAGCAAGATGTATTTTCAGTCCTGAGTCAAGAATCTGAAAGAATTGAAAATTTCATTTCTGAGGATGATTTGTTTAATATAGATGAAGAATCAGAAAAAAGTGACAGCAAATATTCTCCACGTGCAACATTTAGCTCTTCCAGCATCCTTGTAAGTGACAACACTGAATATATGGAGCAGGTAACTTCAAGTATATCAGATAACCACTTTGTTGGTTCATTCTTCTTTTCTGATGGTGGTCATAGGCTTCTGAGAACTTTAACTGGTGGATCAAGAATGCCATCCCTGGTAATAATTGATCCAGTTCAACAAAAGCATTATGTCTTTCCTCAGGAAAGTGAATTTAGCTACCCTTCATTGGCAATTTTTTTTGATAGTTTTGTGAATCGAAGTCTTTCTCCGTATTATCGTTCAGCCTCATCTGTCGTAAGTTCAAAGGAGCTTCCAAGGCCGCCTTTGGTCAATCAAGATTTCCATGAGGCAAATTCTATCCCTCTGTTGACAGCAAGTAGTTTTTGTCGCTTGATCTTTGGATTTGAAGGTTGTGATTCAAAAAATGAAACgccatttttgaatactgcaacTCTTGGTGTTGCTTGGAAGAAGGATGTGCTGGTGTTGTTCAGCAACTCTTGGTGTGGGTTTTGCCAGAGAACAGAGCTTGTTGTCCGTGAATTGCACCGATCATTCAAAAGTTATACGAGTTTGAATTCTCAGTTTGCGAAGGCTCAAGGTTTGCAGACCGAAG AGAATGGCGGAGACTTGGGCCTTCCAACTATTTACATGATGGACTGCACAGCAAACGATTGCCATCATTTACTAAAATCAGCAGACAAG GAGGAGCTTTATCCTACGGTGTTGCTTTTCCCGGCAGAGAACAAAAGCGCAATATCATATGGAGGAGGAATGTCTGTGGGTAATTTAATTGAATTTTTGgagtcgcatgcgagcaattctcgCCATATGTCGGAATATAAAG GATTTCTGCGAAAGAAGAGAATGGTAATGCAACATGAAGCACCACAGACGGTCCGGTTTCACATGAAGGACAAGAGCGGCAACAGTGTTGGTTCCGATCTGCCAAGTCAACCTGAAAAGCGCAAGGTGCATATCGTCACGGGGTCCATCCTCGACGCCACCGAAAAGCTTGGTGCCGCAGTTCCATTCGATAATGCTCGAGTGCTCATCGTATCGGCTGATTCTCACGAGGGATTTCATGGACTAATCATCAACAAAAGGTTAAGCTGGGATGCCTTAAAGAACCTGGACAGCTCCCTGGAGCCTATCAAACTTGCCCCTCTCTTCTACGGCGGACCTGTTGTGGTGCAGGGTTACCACCTTGTGAGTTTGTCCAGAGCCGCCCTGGAGGGGTACACGCAAGTCATACCCGACCTCTATTATGGAAACATAATTGCTACAAGGCGGGTAATCGCGGGGATGAGGGCGGGCGAGCAATCTGCCGAGGACCTGTGGTTTTTCCTCGGCTACGCTGGTTGGGGTTACAGCCAACTGTTTGACGAGCTATCCGAAGGAGCATGGCATGTTAGTGCAGGGGCGATCAGGCACTTGGATTGGCCGGAGAGTTAG